A part of Candidatus Babeliaceae bacterium genomic DNA contains:
- a CDS encoding FtsX-like permease family protein: MKKVSLLLAISFLRLRAQEKTISLMIIMCCVSIFVASGALALIMAIMNGFEYETQRRMQGIHPDITIRAPASVEIDFAKLSTMALQEFGESIQAITPYATAHALLQSEVQDISSPCLVTAIDPSSEMHVTDLKNMIMHKQSAVSFESLLQDNRILIGKLQAQELGVGEHDVVTIMYHPSDSETGKNFEKINSAIGGIFTTGIEELDARLIYCSFDLFKRMFPEAGVSTCGIKLKKGADAVRVIDFLKQRTDLNVFSWKDLYPALLAALVLEKYAMFIILVLIMLIASMTIVALLFMYVTYKKIDIAILKSMGMADNDIHAVFMMIGMGICIISSVVGVAVAWMVSYLIDTYKLIALPDIYYVSYVPAHIDMGDVVLIFTTIIVVGFIAVVLPLRRIRTISIADIFKQEI, encoded by the coding sequence ATGAAAAAAGTTTCTCTGTTATTAGCTATTTCTTTTTTGCGGTTACGAGCTCAGGAGAAGACCATCTCGCTCATGATAATAATGTGCTGCGTGAGTATCTTTGTGGCAAGTGGTGCACTCGCGTTAATTATGGCAATCATGAATGGGTTTGAATATGAAACGCAGCGAAGAATGCAGGGCATTCATCCTGATATTACTATTCGTGCGCCAGCATCAGTTGAAATAGATTTTGCAAAATTGTCGACCATGGCTCTGCAAGAATTTGGTGAATCTATTCAAGCAATAACTCCGTATGCGACAGCTCATGCTCTTTTACAATCAGAAGTGCAAGACATTTCTTCTCCATGTCTTGTGACGGCAATTGATCCGTCATCGGAAATGCATGTTACAGATTTAAAAAATATGATTATGCATAAGCAATCAGCGGTATCATTTGAAAGTTTATTACAAGATAATCGCATTCTTATCGGTAAATTGCAGGCACAGGAGCTCGGGGTTGGAGAGCATGATGTTGTAACGATTATGTATCATCCATCTGATAGTGAAACCGGTAAAAATTTTGAAAAAATTAATAGTGCTATTGGGGGCATTTTTACAACAGGAATAGAAGAGCTTGATGCTCGATTAATCTATTGTTCATTCGATCTGTTTAAGCGCATGTTCCCAGAAGCGGGCGTAAGCACGTGTGGAATTAAGCTTAAAAAGGGTGCTGACGCCGTTCGTGTTATTGATTTCTTGAAACAACGTACTGATTTGAATGTTTTTTCATGGAAAGACTTATACCCAGCGCTTTTGGCGGCACTTGTTTTGGAAAAATATGCCATGTTTATTATTCTCGTATTAATTATGTTAATTGCGAGCATGACTATTGTCGCGTTACTTTTTATGTACGTTACGTACAAGAAAATTGATATAGCTATTCTTAAGAGTATGGGTATGGCGGATAACGATATTCATGCGGTATTTATGATGATTGGCATGGGGATTTGCATTATTTCTAGTGTTGTTGGTGTTGCAGTGGCCTGGATGGTGAGCTATTTAATTGATACGTATAAACTTATTGCATTGCCCGATATTTATTATGTAAGTTATGTTCCTGCTCATATTGATATGGGGGATGTTGTCTTGATTTTTACGACTATTATTGTTGTTGGGTTTATAGCAGTAGTATTGCCCCTGCGTAGAATTAGGACTATTTCAATAGCGGATATTTTTAAGCAGGAGATCTAA
- a CDS encoding histidine phosphatase family protein has product MQHAIIKKAFYFMRHGTTEWNIKKICQGQADVPLHAIGVEEAHNAIITQHDITDVFYSPLQRTVETTRIVTQHMTCPKREMIDIKARHFGDLEGKPWVISSEELAKTYKTFEPTNGELWLQFSTRVLQGINAGLARSECPLFIAHSEVFRAIVDALDIEYCSINNCDLIKFIPTNTLNNSWKAIHHKKDFE; this is encoded by the coding sequence ATGCAACACGCAATTATCAAAAAAGCTTTTTACTTTATGAGGCATGGCACTACCGAATGGAATATTAAAAAAATTTGCCAAGGGCAAGCAGACGTTCCACTACATGCCATAGGCGTAGAAGAAGCTCATAACGCCATCATCACTCAGCATGACATAACCGATGTTTTCTATAGCCCCTTACAAAGAACAGTTGAAACAACAAGAATTGTGACACAGCATATGACCTGTCCAAAAAGGGAGATGATCGATATTAAAGCACGACATTTTGGAGACTTAGAAGGCAAACCGTGGGTAATAAGTAGCGAAGAACTTGCCAAAACATATAAAACATTTGAACCGACTAACGGAGAGCTGTGGCTGCAATTTTCTACCAGAGTATTACAAGGCATCAATGCCGGACTTGCTCGCAGCGAATGCCCGCTTTTCATTGCGCACAGCGAAGTATTCAGAGCCATCGTAGATGCATTAGACATTGAATACTGCTCTATTAATAATTGCGACTTAATAAAGTTTATTCCAACGAATACCCTGAATAACAGCTGGAAAGCGATACACCATAAGAAGGATTTTGAATAG
- a CDS encoding phosphoglycerate kinase, with protein MFEHDIIANKLVFVRADLNVPVADKKIINDFRITRLLPTIDYLLKRNAVPVIASHRGRPHGYDAAYSMDIVAQWFRDRSYTVHFVTEIGNYPLVRQDGRTLLMLENLRFYAGERSGDYHFAQLLVNTIEYYVNDAWGALHRSDSSLTLVPQFFAPEKKVFGLLVGQELAALESLRDKPEQPFVVIIGGGKGQEKIVYIKNLIMQGNVSTLLLCPAVSEEAEVIMHAAQQKNIAIVLPEDYIFDADMRPITIGPRTCALFVAYIRQAKTVFYNGMVGDIARQETLEPLKKIFIAMQDAPRSIVSGGDSVAALAHFGLQNTVSYCSTGGGSTLAYIGKSPMPGLEALLQV; from the coding sequence ATGTTTGAGCATGATATTATTGCAAATAAACTTGTATTTGTACGTGCAGATCTTAACGTTCCTGTAGCTGATAAAAAAATTATTAATGATTTTCGTATAACACGCTTGTTGCCAACTATAGACTATTTGCTGAAACGTAATGCAGTTCCCGTCATCGCGTCCCATCGCGGAAGGCCTCACGGCTATGATGCTGCTTATTCTATGGATATTGTTGCCCAGTGGTTCAGAGATCGTTCCTATACTGTTCATTTTGTTACAGAAATTGGCAATTACCCATTGGTGAGACAGGATGGCCGTACATTACTTATGTTAGAAAATTTGAGATTTTATGCCGGTGAGCGTTCGGGTGATTATCATTTTGCGCAACTGCTTGTTAATACAATAGAATATTATGTAAATGACGCTTGGGGAGCCTTGCATCGTAGTGATAGCTCATTAACACTCGTGCCTCAATTTTTTGCACCGGAAAAAAAAGTATTTGGTCTTCTTGTTGGGCAAGAACTTGCAGCTCTTGAATCTTTAAGAGATAAGCCAGAACAGCCTTTTGTAGTTATTATCGGTGGCGGTAAAGGGCAAGAAAAAATAGTGTATATAAAAAATTTGATTATGCAGGGTAACGTATCAACATTGTTACTGTGTCCGGCTGTTTCGGAAGAAGCTGAAGTAATTATGCATGCCGCGCAACAAAAAAACATTGCCATTGTTTTACCAGAAGATTATATATTTGACGCCGATATGCGTCCAATAACTATAGGCCCCCGTACGTGTGCATTATTTGTTGCGTATATACGACAGGCAAAAACAGTGTTTTATAATGGAATGGTGGGCGACATTGCCCGTCAAGAAACGCTTGAACCGCTCAAAAAAATATTTATTGCCATGCAGGACGCGCCGCGCTCAATCGTATCAGGCGGGGATTCTGTTGCGGCACTTGCTCATTTTGGCTTGCAAAATACGGTAAGTTACTGCTCCACAGGCGGTGGCTCAACACTTGCCTATATCGGTAAATCGCCGATGCCAGGTTTAGAGGCTTTATTACAGGTATAG